The following coding sequences lie in one Dehalococcoidales bacterium genomic window:
- a CDS encoding acetate--CoA ligase family protein — MTGQDIIDRARSEGRTLLTEVEAKDLLKQAGISVVDTRLASSREESISISGELGFPVVLKIASSDVVHKSDAGGVELGLETAEQVGEAYDNIIAAIGKAFPDAKIQGVSVQKMARPGVEVIVGMSKDAQFGPVLMFGLGGILVEILKDVSFRIVPLVKRDAAEMIRDIKGYPILEGYRGSEAVDVGNLENLILKVSDYVEKTPDIKELDLNPVFAYSDGAVAVDARVVLEDEAPA; from the coding sequence ATGACTGGGCAAGATATTATAGACCGCGCGAGGAGTGAGGGCAGAACCCTGCTAACCGAGGTAGAGGCCAAGGACCTGCTCAAGCAGGCCGGGATAAGTGTTGTTGATACCAGGCTGGCATCTTCACGGGAAGAATCGATTTCCATCAGCGGAGAGCTCGGTTTCCCGGTGGTACTGAAGATAGCCTCGTCTGATGTGGTGCACAAGAGTGATGCCGGCGGGGTTGAGTTGGGCCTGGAGACAGCAGAGCAGGTGGGTGAAGCCTACGATAATATCATAGCCGCTATCGGCAAGGCCTTTCCGGATGCTAAAATCCAGGGAGTATCGGTGCAGAAGATGGCCCGCCCCGGGGTCGAGGTGATTGTCGGCATGTCAAAGGATGCCCAGTTCGGCCCGGTGCTGATGTTCGGTCTTGGTGGCATTCTGGTGGAAATCCTGAAAGATGTTTCCTTCCGGATTGTGCCTCTCGTTAAGCGGGACGCTGCCGAGATGATTCGGGATATCAAGGGCTATCCTATTCTTGAAGGTTACCGGGGCTCGGAAGCAGTGGATGTGGGTAATCTTGAGAACCTGATACTCAAGGTCTCTGATTACGTCGAGAAGACCCCGGACATCAAGGAGCTGGACCTGAACCCCGTCTTTGCTTACAGTGACGGTGCCGTGGCGGTGGATGCCAGGGTGGTGCTCGAGGATGAAGCCCCGGCGTAG
- the tilS gene encoding tRNA lysidine(34) synthetase TilS produces MVTRREFEKSLEQRVLGFIRAHHQVSPHAPLVVAVSGGADSVCLLHVLNRLRGELQAELHVAHLDHRLRGAESRGDAVYVAGMARRLGITATIEECDVRAYHAERDVTLEEAAREVRYAFLAKVAVSINADRVAVGHTTDDHAETVLMHIIRGTGTTGLRGLQPVAGWRASTDGITVVRPLLEVTRKDTLEYCRQCRMRPRVDVSNFSLSPLRNRLRHHLLPLLQEYNPQIVKALVRTARIAGDDLGVLDRETARLWEAVVRRQADTVIIDRAGFLELPSGLQRNLLRRAMEELLGSPMDIEARHIEEMLAALTLPAGRRLSLPGGLFFTIEYDRYLLGADPSALCPYPEPCGEFVLKVPGVTITPGWRVETVMSGPGQVVGEEDGFTAHLDADRIGQRILVRTRRPGDRFRPLGMSETKKLGEFMIDARVPRAWRPRVPVVCSGDDILWVVGWRIDDRARVTENTREVLRVRFERVPDSVGEQSVVT; encoded by the coding sequence ATGGTCACGAGACGGGAATTCGAGAAATCCTTAGAGCAGAGAGTGCTGGGCTTTATCCGTGCCCATCACCAGGTGTCTCCCCATGCTCCGCTGGTGGTGGCGGTGTCCGGGGGGGCGGACTCGGTATGTCTCCTTCACGTCCTGAACAGGCTGAGGGGGGAGCTACAGGCGGAACTTCACGTGGCCCATCTTGACCACCGGTTGCGCGGTGCCGAGTCCCGGGGCGATGCCGTGTACGTTGCCGGAATGGCACGGCGTCTGGGTATTACGGCTACCATCGAGGAATGTGACGTCAGGGCATATCACGCGGAGCGGGATGTCACATTGGAAGAGGCAGCCCGCGAAGTGCGCTACGCCTTCCTCGCGAAGGTAGCTGTGTCTATTAATGCCGACCGGGTAGCGGTAGGACACACAACGGATGACCATGCCGAGACCGTACTGATGCACATTATCCGGGGGACAGGGACCACCGGGCTGCGTGGGTTACAGCCGGTCGCCGGCTGGCGGGCGAGCACAGACGGCATCACGGTGGTACGACCGCTGCTGGAGGTCACCCGCAAGGATACCTTAGAGTACTGTCGCCAGTGCCGTATGCGTCCCCGGGTCGATGTGTCCAACTTCAGTCTGTCACCCCTGAGAAACAGGCTTCGTCACCATCTCCTGCCACTTTTGCAGGAGTATAACCCGCAGATAGTCAAGGCCCTGGTACGCACTGCCCGGATAGCCGGAGATGACCTTGGTGTACTGGACAGGGAGACCGCCAGGCTCTGGGAAGCAGTTGTCCGGCGGCAGGCAGATACCGTAATCATTGACAGAGCAGGCTTTCTGGAGTTGCCTTCCGGCCTGCAACGCAACCTGCTCCGCCGGGCTATGGAGGAGCTACTGGGCAGTCCCATGGACATCGAGGCACGCCATATCGAGGAGATGCTGGCGGCCCTCACGTTGCCGGCGGGAAGACGCCTCAGCTTGCCGGGAGGCCTGTTCTTCACCATCGAGTATGACCGGTACCTGCTGGGAGCCGACCCCTCGGCGTTGTGCCCGTACCCGGAACCGTGTGGGGAATTCGTCCTGAAGGTGCCCGGTGTCACCATAACCCCCGGCTGGCGTGTAGAAACGGTCATGTCCGGGCCGGGGCAGGTGGTGGGTGAAGAAGACGGGTTTACCGCCCATCTCGATGCTGACAGAATTGGGCAGCGGATACTGGTCCGCACACGCCGACCGGGTGATCGGTTCCGGCCGCTGGGTATGAGTGAGACCAAGAAGCTGGGCGAGTTTATGATTGACGCCCGTGTTCCGCGCGCCTGGCGACCGCGGGTGCCGGTGGTCTGTTCAGGGGACGATATACTGTGGGTTGTCGGATGGCGCATAGATGACCGGGCCAGGGTTACCGAAAACACCCGGGAGGTACTCCGGGTCCGGTTCGAACGCGTGCCTGATTCCGTCGGTGAACAGTCGGTGGTCACATGA
- a CDS encoding TIGR03936 family radical SAM-associated protein, with the protein MQRLRISFSRGEALKYISHLDIIRLWERALRRAQIRLAYSEGFSPHPRISLAAPLSVGITSEVELMDVTVANQVSPHWFSAAAGRQLPAGMEIGSVYPIAPSVPSLQSQVRFAAYEVDIETEKGAAEIETTISHILALEQLPWHHYRDTGRRDYDLRVLIDDIWLVGPERGGYTIGMRLRCDSNGSGRPEQVAAALGFTDHPRAIRRTKLVLDAGTRPGAKR; encoded by the coding sequence ATGCAGCGACTACGGATTAGCTTCAGCCGGGGAGAGGCGCTCAAGTATATCTCTCACCTGGACATCATCAGATTGTGGGAGAGGGCGCTTCGACGCGCACAAATCAGGCTGGCTTACTCCGAGGGGTTCAGCCCTCACCCCCGGATATCCCTGGCCGCGCCGCTTTCCGTGGGAATTACCAGCGAAGTGGAATTGATGGATGTCACGGTGGCAAACCAGGTCTCACCACACTGGTTTTCCGCCGCCGCTGGCAGGCAGCTGCCGGCAGGCATGGAAATAGGCAGCGTCTATCCGATAGCCCCGAGCGTCCCTTCTCTCCAGTCACAGGTGCGTTTTGCCGCGTACGAGGTCGATATCGAGACGGAGAAGGGTGCCGCGGAGATTGAGACAACAATATCCCATATTCTGGCGCTGGAGCAGTTGCCCTGGCATCACTACCGGGATACCGGGCGGCGCGATTATGACCTCCGGGTACTGATAGACGATATATGGCTGGTGGGACCGGAACGCGGGGGCTACACCATCGGTATGAGGCTGCGCTGTGACAGTAATGGTTCGGGGAGACCGGAGCAGGTCGCTGCTGCCCTGGGTTTTACCGACCATCCCCGTGCGATAAGGCGTACCAAACTCGTCCTGGACGCTGGCACAAGACCCGGTGCCAAAAGATAA